CCGGACTGACCGGCAACATCTACATCGCCGTCTTCGCCGGCTTCCTCGTCGGCGTGGGCTGTGCGTTCTCCGAGGGAGCAATCTTCGCGCAGGTGCCCGCGATGTTCCCGGACAACTCGGGCACCGTCGCCGGCATCGTCGGCGGTATCGGAACCGTCGGCGGCTCGGTCTACCCGCTGCTGTTCGCCGCGCCGTTCCTCCCGAACCTGCACATGGGCTATGCCGTCGTCGCGCTCACCATGATCCAGATCCTGGCGCTGACCGCCTGGGTGTTCCAGCCGGGGATCGCCGAGAACGCGACTGAAGACGGCTGGTTCGTCTCCGAGAACCCGGCCGCAACCTCGAGCACCGTGAACGCACCGAGCGACGACTGAGACTATCTGCTGTAAGTCAGTTCCGGTGGGGCCGTGACCCGTCTGACGGTCCCACCGGCAAATTGGTACAGCAAACCGTATGAGACCGGTGGCCGCCGCCTCAAGTGGATCTTCCGTCGCTGACTGATTTTCACGAGCTTTGGACAGTCTCCGTTCGGAGGATTACGCCCTTTAGCGCCCGCACTGTCGGCCACAGTATGCCGATTCGACCGCCGACGAAAGACGACCTCCGCGCATTCGGTGACTCGCTGTTTCTCGACCTCACCGACGAGGAACTCGAGTTCTTCGCCGAGATGGCCGAGCACCGAGCCGAGGCCTACGAGACGGTTCGCTCGTACGACCCCGTCTCGCGCCTCGGCGGGAGCGAGCGCCGCGAGCGCAGCGCCGGCGTTCGCGTCCCGGACGAGGAGAACCCGCACAACGCCTGGGTGAACCGCTGTTACGTGGCCGGTGATGACGGCGGCGAACTGGACGGGATGGACGTTGCGATCAAGGACAACGTCTGCGTCGCCGGCGTCGAACTGACCTGCGGCTCGCAGGTCGTCGAAGGCTACGTCCCCGACGTCGACGCGACGATCGTTACCCGACTGCTCGAGGCCGGCGCGGACATCACCGGCAAGGCGAACATGGACGATTTCGCCATGACGACGACGGGCCATAGCGCGTTCGGCACGATCACGAACCCCCACGACGACGACCACCTCGCGGGGGGCTCGAGCGGCGGGAGCGCCGTCGTCGTCGCGACCGGCGAGGCCGACGCAGCCATCGGCACGGACCAGGGTGGCAGCGTCCGGATTCCGGCCGCGCTCTGTGGCGTGGTGGGCCACAAGCCGACCTACGGACTGGTTCCCTATACCGGCTGCATCGGCCTCGCACACGCGATCGACCATCCGGGACCGATGGCGTCGGACGTCGAGACCGTCGCGCGAATTCTCTCGGTGATCGCGGGCAGCAACGAACGCGACCTGCGAGCCGCGAGCCCCGTTCCGGTCGAGCCCTACCACGAAAACCTGGACGGCGATGCGTCCGATCTCTCGATCGGCCTGCTCCAGGAAGGGTTCGACCAGCCGGACGCCGACGAGCGCGTGCTCGAGTGCGTTTACGGCGGCCTCGAGACACTCGAGGAACGCGGCGCAAGCCTCGAGGACGTCTCCGAGCCGATGCACCGCGACGCGGAGGACATCCACACCGTCTGTACGGCGGAGGGCCTGCTCGACGCGATGATCGGGGAGGGGCTCGGCCACGGCTGGAAGGCCTGGTACAACACCTCCTGGATCGAGTTCTTCGGCTCGGCGCGGCGGGTACAGGCCGACGACTTCCCCGCACCACTCAAACTCTCCCTGCTCGTTGGTGCCTACGCGAACGAAACGTACCATTCGCGGTACTACGCCGACGGGATGAACCTCGTCGTCGAATTGACCGAGCGCTACGACGCGTTACTCGAGGAACGCGACCTGCTGGCGATGCCGACGACGGTGCGGACCGCGCCCGAACACGAGTCCGAGTTGGATCAGTACGATCGGCTGCAAGAAGAGAAGGTCCCCGCCAACACGACCGCGTTCAACCGGACCGGCCATCCCGCGATCAGCGTTCCAGTCGGCGAGGTCGACGGACTACCAGTCGGGCTGATGCTGGTCGGGTCGCGGTTCGACGACGCGACGGTGCTCGACGCGGCGGAGAGCCTCGAGTCGGCGCTCGCGGGTAGATGATCGGACTCGTAGGGGCGTACTCGAGTCGGCGTTCGACCCCGTAGGGACGTGCTCGAGTCGGCGGAGACGCCCCGGAAAGGTCGGGTCGGCTACTCGCTCGAATCCGCGACCATCGACGCGAAGTTCTCGACGACGCGAGTCGCGTTCACATCCTCGAACCCGTGATCGTCGTCCGCCCAGTCGAAATCCGCCACGAGTCGGTCGCGCAGGTCGGCGGTGAACTCGGGGTGGAATTGGATCGTCCACAGCGGGGCCGTTCGGTGGCGCGTCGCGAACGCGTGGTAGTAGTCGGCCGAGGCGACGACCGCCATATCGTCGCCGACCTCGGTGACCACATCGCCGTGCGTGACGGGGACGACGGACGAGACGTCGTCGAAGAGCGGGTCGTCGGCGAGGTCAGCGTCGACGGGCCGCGCGGTCGTCCCGACGTGTTCGACGGTTCCACCGAGCGCCGCGTTGGCGATCTGGTGGCCGAAACAGACCCCGAGCGTTGGGAGCTCCCGGTCGATCAGTTCGCGGACGAGTCGCTGCTGGTCGGCGATCCACGGCCGCTCGTCGACCTCGTAGACCCCGGCCGTGCTCCCCGTGAGGACGACGCCGTCCGCACGCTCGAGGTCGGGGCGCTCGCCGGCGGGATAGTCGATCTCTCGGGTGCCAGGGGCGGCGCTCGAGACGAATCCCGCGAGCGCGTCGCAGTGGTACTCGGCGTCGGGATCGACCTCGTTGCGAACGACGACGATCGTCGGCGAATCCATTAACGAGCGTTGGATCCATCCGAAAATAGCAGTGTCGGTCGATCGGTGTCTCCGGGAATCCGTCCGAGACGAGAACCGGTCCGTCGAGTTGCTCGTTCGAGACCGGACACGCTTTAGAACCGGCTCACTCCTCGGGTTCCTCGATGAGCCGTGCGATATTCATGAACGTATCGAACTTCGGAGGCGCGCCCTGAATCTGGACGGTCCCCTGCTCTCGATCGTACTGGACGAAGTCGACCTCGGCTGCTCGCGGAAGGTGCGTGTGCGTCAGCTCGATCGCGATATCTTCGAACGCATCCGCCGACGGATCCGTCGGAGTCGGCTCGTCCTCCCACTCGTCGATCCGTTCGACGAGTTCGCTGATAGCCACTGGGCCGTCTCGCTGATCGAGATAGTACAACGCGTACCGTCGGCGCTTGTCCTCGAGTAAGTCGAACACGGTACCTAAGTTCACCATGCCCGAGAGTAGCACGGCGCGGATTTAGGTTCGCACGACCGTTTTTCACGGAGTTGCCACGTCAGAGACCGATTACGGCAGCGACATAGGATGTTACCGGAGTGAGGCGGGGGAGCAACATCGGCGGAGACGGACAGAGAGTCGACGCTCGAGACACCGGTTACGGATCGGTTTCGCTGAACGGAGCCCGGCCAGCGATTGCTCCCATCCAACCGATCGGCCGGTCGATCACACAGCCGTTCGACCGATTACGCCGGACTCGAGCCCGAGCGCCCGCCACCGATCAGTTTGAGCAGCCCCTGGGCGGCCAGACCGACGACCATCCACTTCCAGGCGAGGACGGCGACGCCGAGCAGCAAGATCGCCCGAAGTCGCTTCCCGTTACTGAACGACTTCTTCGCCTCCGAGAGCACCGAAACGACCGTCAGTGACCGCGTCGCGGTCGAGCCGAGGAGTTTCTTGAGTACCATACCTGTCCTTGGGGATCCGACTGGATAACGAGCGCCCCGGAGCGCGCAAGCGTCGAGCGGTCGAATCGAGAACAGCCGGAGAGCGGCTTATTCCGGATCGAAGCCACCGACGAGGTACTCGAGTGCGAACAGTGCGATCGCACCGAGAGCCGCCCAGCCGAAGGTCAGCGCGATCGTCTCGGTCGTCCACGCGTGCGTCTCGCCGATGTTGTGCAAGGGAGCCGGAACTGACCCGGCGATGAGACTCACCAGGAAGACGAGCGTCAGGTCCCGCTGGCGGGCCAGCGCGGCGCGGACGACGCGAGCAATCGTAACGAGTCCGACGAGGCCGCCGGCGACGAACAGTGCGACGGTCGCTCCGGGATCGACGACGGCCGCGAGCGATCCGCCACCGGCGAGATCAGCGAGCGCACCGACGAACGCGCTCAGTTCCGAGGAGAGGAAGACGTACTGCCCGAGCAGGATCAGGATCAGCGAGCCGGAGATTCCCGGCAGGATCATCGCGCTAATGGCGATTGCGCCGGCGACGAAGATCACGGTTCGGCCGCCGCCGGGAAGCTGGACGATATCGGCCGAGACCAACAGCGCGAGCGTCGCCCCTGCTACCGCCGTGACGACGTGTCTCGACGAGGCGAACTCGAGGCTCCGGCCGAGCGCGATCGCCGAGGCGGCGATCAGCCCGGTAAAGAACCCGAAGAGAGCGACCGGGTGGGAGTCCGCGAGCGACGAGACGGCCCCGGCGATGAGCACGACCGCAGTGACCATCCCGATACCCAGCGGGATCAGGAACTGAAGATCCATCTCGACGAGAGCTTCCCGCGCTCGAGGCCGCCGGTCGGACCGATATCCACCGAGGACAGCGACGGCTCGGCGGGGCGTGAGCGCAGTGACGGCGGCTATCAGCCGGCCGTAGAAGCCGAGCAGGAGCGCGACGGTGCCGCCGGAAACACCCGGTAACGCGTCCGCTGTCCCCATACAAAGCCCGTAGCCGTAGATCCGGAGCAGTTCGAGGCGGTCGAGGGAGAGATCGGTTCGGTCGTATTCCATAGATTCACTCGTGGCGTCCCGGACTCAAGTTCAGTGACGACTTCGCTGGTGGCCACCGATCCGAGCCTGTTCGACCGGGCCGCCGGTTCGTCTGCATACGTAGTCGGTCGCCACCCGCCCGTATAAAAGTGCAACGACACCATCAGCCGCTGTGATGGCTACGAGAAATCGTTTCAGTTGTTCCTCTCGGTAGCGACTCCCACAGACGACGTCGAGTGCCAGAGATCGTGCGCCAAGCAATAGTAGCCACTGCAAGTCAGTGCACACCTGCTCGCCAGACGGTTCGGCGATCAGTGTGTGAATCGTTGCAGTTGTTACTATACCATGTCGAGTCTCGACCACCGGGCGGGAACTTTTTCTCGCTTCGGTTTGATACGCTGCTCACGAAGCTATGGACCTCGAGTCGATCCCGGGCGTAGGCGAAAAGACGGCTCGGGCGCTGGACGCGCTCGAGGAACCCGAGCGCGCGCTACGGAGCGGCGACGTCGCGACAATCGCGACCGCGCCGGGGATCACCCAGGGTCGGGCCGCACGCATCGCGCGCGGCGCGATCCGGCAGGAACACGACGATCCCGGCGGTTTCCTCGCGACCGATCGCGCGCGTGAGGTCTACCGGGACGTTCTCGCCCTGTTACAGGCACGAACCGTCACCGACTACGCCGCCCAGCGACTCGAGACGATCTATCCCAGTCCGCGCTGGTCCCGTATCGAGGAGGTACAGGCGTTTGCAAGCGACGCTATCGAGCGCGACTACGACGACGACGTGCTCGAGGCTCTCGACGGCGTCGAACCGCTCCGACAATCCGGCGATGTTCGGGTCCGCGAGCGCTGTCTGGCGACGACCGACGCCGAGCGTTACTCAGAGGCGCGAGAGGCGATTCCGGAGCTCTCCGTCGAGATCGTCGAGGACGCACAGGGGCTGGCCGAACTCGCGCGGGGCTACTCGACGGTATTCGCGCTCGACGAGTCCTTCGCCGGCGTCACCGTCGAGGGCGACGTACAGGTTCGGCCGGACGCCCTCGAGAATCCCGCGGAGGTCGTCCCCGAGCGGCCGCTGTCCTTCTTCGCGCGCAACCGGGATCGACTGCAGGCCGCCGTCGAGGTCCATCAGGCGGCCGGCCTCGAGCCGGCCTGTGACCTCGAAGCCCTCGAGGACGGCCTAGCGCGACTCGACGAGGACGGCACCGTCGCGGGCGACGACGAACTCGATCGGCTGACGACCGCGGTCGACGACCTCGACACGGCAGCGAGCGCGGCCGAGAGCGTGGCCAACGACCACCTCAGACAGGCGATCCGCGAACAGGACATCACGATCGAGGGGGCCGATCTGCTCTCGCTGGTCGAACGTGGCGCCGGCGTCGACTCGCTGCTCTCGCGGGAGCTGGCGGACGAGTACGCCGCGGCCGTCGAGGCGGCTCGGGACCACCTCGTCGATGCGATCGATCTCGATCAGGGCGAGGCCGAGATCGCCCGTCGGGCGTACAGCGACGAACCGACGTTTCCGGTCGAGCGCGACGAGGCCGTCGTCTCGAGACTTCGCGAGGAGCTGACGGCCGCGAAGGAACGGCGCGCGGGTCGACTCAAGCGCGACCTCGCGGCCGATCTCGCCGACCAGCGCGAGGACGCCCGACAGCTGGTTCGGGACGCCCTCGAACTCGACGTCGAACTGGCGATCGCCCGATTCGCTCGGGAGTTCGAGTGTACGATGCCCGAGTTCGTTTCCGATGACACGCCCCACAGCGATTCCAACGACGCGGTCGGCTTCGCCATCGAGGGCGGCCGCTCGCCGCTGCTCGACGAACCGCTCGAGGCCATCGATCCCGTCGACTACGAGGTGTCGGGCGTGGCACTCCTTTCGGGCGTCAACAGCGGCGGGAAGACGTCGACGCTGGATCTGGTCGCGAGCGTCGTCGTGCTGGCGCACATGGGCCTGCCCGTTCCCGCCGAGCGGGTGCGACTACGGCGGTTCGACGACCTGCACTACCACGCGAAGACCCAGGGAACGCTCGACGCGGGCGCGTTCGAGTCGACAGTGCGAGAGTTCGCCGACCTCGCACAGGGCGGCGAGGGCTCGCTCGTGCTGGTCGACGAACTCGAGAGCATCACCGAACCCGGGGCGTCCGCGAAGATCATCGCGGGCATTCTCGAGGCGCTCTCCGACAACGGCGCGACCGCCGTGTTCGTCTCCCACCTGGCCGGCGAGATCCGCGAGATGGCCGACTTCGCGGTGACGATCGACGGGATCGAAGCCGTAGGACTCGTGGACGGCGAACTCGAAGTGAACCGATCCCCGGTCAAAGACCACCTCGCGCGGTCGACGCCGGAGCTGATCGTCGAGAAGCTGGCGAACGAAGCCGGCGAGCCGGTGGCGGCCAACGGCGGGGAGCCGCCGGCCGGCGAAGCCGAGCCCGTCTTCTACGATCGGCTGCTCGAGAAGTTCGACTGAGTCGGAGGAGCCGGCGAGCGGCGACCGAGGCCGGTCGACGATTGCCGACTCGAGATCCCTTTTGAAACCTGCGCTCGTGGACCGAGCTATGGATCTCGCGATCACGAACACGCTCGCGTTCACGTTGGCGGACGATCGGCTCGGCATCCTCGAGGACGCGACGATCGCCGTCGACAGCGGCGAGATCGCCTTCGTCGGCCCCTCGAGCGAGTTCGACGGTAACGCCGACCGAACGATCGACGGCTCGGGTCGGGTGACGATGCCCGGGCTGGTGAACTGCCACGCACACACCGACCTCACCCTCCTCCGCGGCGGCGCCCAAGACGTCCCCGAAATCGAGTGGATGAACCGCTCTCTCGGGCCGCTCGCGGAAGCGATGACCGCCGAGGACCGGGTTGCCGGCGCTCGTTTGGGGGTCCTCGAGGCCCTCCGATCGGGGGTGACGACCGTCGGCGAGTACGCGACGGATGTCGTCGAACTCGTCGAGAACGTCTACGAGCCGATGGGCGTCCGCGTCGTCGCCGCCGAGACGATCAACGCGGTGGACGACGACGCGACTGATCTCGGCCCCGACGAGCCGTATCCGCTCGAGGAGGAACGGGGGCGGGCCGCGCTCGAGCGAACCGAGGAACTGTTCGACCGGTACGCGGACCACGAGCAGGTTTCGTGTCTGTACGGTCCGCAGGCGCTGGATATGGTTCCACCGGCGCTCCTCGAGGAGATCCGCGACCGGGCCGCGAAACGGGATCGCGGAATCCACATGCACGTCGCACAGGGCGAGCGCGAACGACGCCAGATCGAGGCGCGCTACGGCGCCGGCGAGACGACCGTGAGCGTCCTCGAGGATCTCGGACTCGTTTCCGAGCGGTTGCTGGCAGCCCACCTCCACGGCGCGACGCCCGGCGAGCGCGAGCGACTCGCCGCGGCGGGGGTCAGGATGGTCGCGAACCCGAGTTCGATCGCGGCCATCGACGGCGTCACGCCGCCAATCGTCGAGTACCGCGAACACGACGGCGTCGCCGGTGTCGGCACCGATCAGGCCCCGGGGCCGGGCGGCCACGACTTCCTCCGGGAGCTTCGGACGACGGCGCTGCTCGCGAAGACCGAGCGCGGAGATCCGACGGGGTTTCCGGCCTGGGCAGCCCTTCGCGTCGCGACGATCGAGGGAGCCCGCGCGCTCGGCGTCGACGACCGAGTCGGTTCGCTCGAGGCGGGCAAACGAGCCGATCTCGTCGTCTGCGATCTCGACCACCCCTCGACGGCGCCGACCGTCTCGCGGCCGCTGCACACCGCGGTGCCGAACCTCGTCTACGGCGCGAACGCCGGCATCGTCGAGTCGGTCGTCGTGGACGGCGACCTCGTCCTCGAGGATGGTGAGGTCGTTACTGTCGACGAGGACACGATTCTCGAGGCCGCGAACGACCGCGCGGCAGCCGTCTTCGATCGAGCAGCGGACGCGTGGCGAGACGCCGATTCGGCGCTCGTCGATCGTGTCGAGACAGGCTGGCTCTGAGGGGAACGCACTCGCAGTCGCGGACCGCAAATCGCTCGAGGCGGTCTGTACTATGCAAGTGTAATAGCTACCCACGTCCACGGTTGATGCTATGGTATGCCCTATCAATTCGTCTGTTCGGAGGGGAGCTGTCAGTTCATGATTCGTTCGAGCAGCGGCGACGAGGTAGAACGGCTCGTCCGGGCGCACGTGCGGATGACCCACGGCGGCCGAATCGATTCGGCGGACCTCGAGCGCGGCATGGAACGGATCGAACTGGCCTGAGTCGGATCGATCTGTACGAGGACTGTGGTATCGCCGATCGAAATCGAGGACGACGAGCGAAGCGACGGTGGCCGGATCGAACCGGCCGGAGCGACAGGCTACGAAGTTCGAGTGTACCGGTTTGGTTGTAGACAAGCGTCCTTCGGATTTGTGGCGTGATAGCTCGGAACGAGCGAGTACTCCGGCAGTACGCCACACGCGTCCAGCACACCCTAACGCGGCGCTTTCGGTTCGCTGCGAAGAACTAAGTAGCTACGAGAGCGTGGTGAAAGTGATGGTGGATGACCCCGACGGGGGGATGTTGTCGTGGGACGAGTCCGTGTTCAAGAACGAACACGTCTTCGAAATCGACTACGTTCCCGAGACGTTCAAGCACCGCGAGGGCCAGACCCAGAGCCTGACGTACGCGTTACGTCCGGCAGTGCGAGGGTCGCGACCGCTGAACGTCGTGGTCCGCGGACCGCCCGGAACTGGCAAGACCACGTCCATTCAGAAACTGTTCGACGAGGTCGGCGCTCAGACCAGCGACGTCCGGACGATTCGCGTCAACTGCCAGGTCAACGCGACGCGCTACTCGGTGTTCTCGAGGCTGTTCGAGGGTACCTTCGACTACGAACCGCCCTCCTCGGGAATCTCCTTCAAGAAGCTGTTCGGCCAAATCGCCGAGAAACTCGTCGAGGAGGACAAGGTACTCGTCGTCGCCTTAGACGATATCAACTACCTTTTCTACGAGAACGAGGCCTCGGACACGCTGTACTCGCTGCTCCGTGCTCACGAGGAGTACCCCGGTGCAAAGATCGGCGTCGTCGTCGTCTCTTCCGACCCCGCACTGAACGTCATCGACGAACTCGACTCGAGAGTCCAGAGCGTTTTCCGACCCGAGGACGTCTACTTCCCGGTCTACGACCAGCCCGAGATCGTCGATATCCTCTCCGAACGCGTCACACGCGGCTTCCACGACGGCGTCATCTCGAGAGAGACGCTGGAACACGTCGCCGACCTCACCGCCGATAGCGGCGATCTCCGGGTCGGCATCGACCTGCTCCGACGGGCCGGCCTGAACGCCGAAATGCGCGCCAGTCGCACCGTCGAGATGGAAGACGTCGAGAACGCCTACGAGAAGTCCAAGTATATCAACCTCTCCCGGAGCCTCTCGGGGCTCACCGACACCGAACGGGCCTTGCTCGAGGTGATCGCCCACAACGACGGCGATCAGGCCGGCGACGTCTACGAGGCGTTCCGCGACCGAACCGATCTCGGCTACACGCGCTACTCGGAGATCGTCAACAAACTCGACCAGCTCGGGCTGATCGACGCCGACTACGCGGAGGTCGACGGCCGCGGTCGCTCGCGATCGCTCTCGTTGTCCTACGAGAAAGACGCGGTGCTCGACCGACTCGAGTGAGCCGCCGTTTCTAGACGCCCCAGATGAGAACGATACCGATCGTCGTCACGACCGCCAGCAGGAGCTGTAGCGGTCCGCCGACTTTGACAAAGTCGGTGAATTTGTACCCGCCCGGTCCGTAGACCATCAGATTCGTCTGATAGCCGACCGGCGTCATGAACGAGGTCGCGGAGGCGAACATCACCACCAGGAGAAACGAGAACGGCGTTGCGCCCAGGCTCCCGGCCGCGTCGACCGCCACGGGGAGCATCAACACGACCGTCGCGACGGGGGTGATGACGTTCGCGAGGAGTCCCGTCACGATGGAGAACAGTAACAGGACTGCGACGAGCGGAAGGAATGCGGCGGTCGAAACCAGCGCGGTAGCGATGATCTGGGAGCCGCCGGTCGCTTCGAGGGCGGCACCGAGGGGAATCACCCCCGCGAGCAAGAACACGATGTTCCACGAGACGGCGTCGTACGCGTCGGTGGTCGACAGACACCCGGTGACGATCATGAGGAAGACGCCGGCGAACGCCGCGATGGCGATGGAAACGAGACCGAGCGCGGCGGTGGCGACCACGCCGGCCATGATCCCGAGCGCGAGCGGCGTCTTCGGCGACAACGGCGCGACGTCGTCGGCCCCCTCCTCGAGCAGTCGGTCGACGGCGTCCTCGTCGACGACGACGAGATCGCCGGTTTCGGTCGTGTGTTCGATCGTTCCGGGAACCGTCTGGACCAGGAGAAGGTCGCCGGCCCGAAGTCGGACCTCGCCGAGATCGGTCCGGAGCAACTCGCCCTCGCGACGGATCGCCAGCACGGTCGTCCGGTAGAACTCGCGGAGACGCGTCTCGGAGAGTCTCTTCCCGACGAACGACGACTTCGGTGGAACGATCGCTTTGGCGAGCACTCCCTCACCTCCGGACTCGTCGAACGTCTCCTCGGTGACCGGCTTCCGGGGGAGTTGGTGGACGCCCTGGTTCCCGGCGAAACGGTTGACCGCCTGCAGCGTGCCATGGACCGCGAGCACGTCGCCCTCCCGGATTCGCCGGTCCGTTTCGATCGCGACGAACGCCTCGTCGCTCCGGTGAGGTCGCTCGACGGAAGCGTCGGTTTCGGCTCGCACTTCGACGCTTCCGTCATGAGCGTGTTGCTGGTCGCGCGCCGTTTCACCGAGGGGCGCGGTGTCGTCCCTCGGCACCGCGCCGTCACCGTCGTACTGGAGCACGCGCTCGCCTGCTTCGGGCCCCGCGTCGCGGTCGCCGTTTCGACGGACCTGTAGAATGCGAACGTCCGCTTCGGTTCGCTCCTCGAGTTCGTCGACCCTGAGCCCGACCGGTTCCGAATCCGCACCGACGCGGACGTGAGCGAGGTGGTCCTCGAGGTCGAACTCTTCGACGAGATCCGCGTCGACGGGGATCCGTGCGGGCGTCAGCCACCGGCCGACAGTCATGAGGTAGCCGAGGCCGACGGCCAGAATCACGATGCCGAGGAGGGTGAATTCGAACATGCCGATGGGACCTCGTCCGAGCAGGTCGACGGCGAACTCGCTGGCGAGCAGGTTCGTCGACGTGCCGACGAGCGTCAGGGTGCCGCCGAGAATCGCCGCGTACGAGAGTGGCAACAGCAGCTTCGACGGAGAGACGCCGGTCTTCTCGGCGAGATCCGAGATCATCGGGATGAAAATCGCGACCACCGGCGTGTTGTTGATGAACCCCGCGATCGGCCCCGTCGTCGCGATCGTCGCCGCCAGCGCGCGCGTTTCGTCCCCGTTCGTAAACGCCGCGAGCGAGAGTCCGAGCCGCTGGACGACCCCCGTCCGCTGGATGCCCGCACTGAGCATATACATCGCGACAATCGTGACCGTCGCCGTGTTAGCAAAGCCCGAGATCGCCTCCCGGTGGCCGACGCCGGTCAACGGCTCGAGGACCGCCAGCGCGACGATGATCCCGATTGCCGTCACGTCGTTCGGGATGAGTTCCGACACGAACAGTACGAGCGCGACGGCGATGAGTCCGAATACCACCAGTGCACCTGCGGGGACGTCCGCACCGATCATCGTCCGCGCTCCGGCCGACGTCCGTCAGTCATCGCTCGTGTATGTCTGCTGGCGGTAAATCTATGTTTGGGTGTACAGGTGCTCGATTCGTAGGACTCCCGAGAGCAATGCTCAGATGCTCGCGGTGCCTTCGGTTCCGAGTTCGTCCTCAAATTCGAGGGCGTCGAGGGCTTCTTCGACGAGTCGACGCCGGAGGAAACGTCGCCAGTGAATCCGCTGTTGCAGTAGCATCGAGGAGAGGAACGGGCGTAGCGAACGCGACGGACTCGAGGCGAGACTCGAGCACATCGACGACGAGGACGAACGCAATGATCTGCGAGAGCGGCTCGAGGAACTCGATCTCGAGGCGGCGATTCCGGAGACGGGACCGGGCGCGCGGAGCTGATGCTGCCGCTCCCGTCGATTCAGTTGTGAAAAAGGAGACGAGGGTGTGTAGTCGAACGAGAGCGGGTCACTGATCCCGGATCAGCGCTGGGAACTTCTGAGGATCAGCGGCCCGATCGCGAGCGTCCGCTTCGCGGCGGTCGCGATCCGCAACACGTACGCGGTGAGGAGGAAAAACGGGATGAGCGTAATCGTAAAGCCGACCGCGACGATCCACAGCACGTTCTCGACACCAGCAGTCGTGCCGGGGGCCGTCGACGCGTCGACGAACGTGAACACCGATCCGGCGACCAGCAGCGCTGGCATCGCCACGTAGAGGATGAGCCGCGAAAGATCGATGAGTTCCCACTGGAAGTACAGCGTCTTGACGTGCTCGCGGGCCGGTCCGAACATGACGAGCGCCGTCCGGAGCTCGTCGATAGCGTCCCGGTGGTCGTCGTCCAGTGCGTCTTCGTAGTCGTCCTCTAAGCGCTCGAGTTGAAAGATCTTCCAGGAGTAGTTGTAGTCGAGGGCCGCGTTCAGCACCTCGAAGGTGCCGAACTGCGCGCCGTCGAGCTTTTCGCGAACGGTGTCGGCGTTGCCGGTTAGGCTCTCGGTGAATTCCTCGACCTCGTCGGCCAACTCTTGATCATCGACGCCATCGACCGATGCCTGAAACTGCTCCGCTCGCGAGTCGGTAGCGTTGATGAGATTTCGTAACAGAGCCGAGGGATCCGCCGGCGACGGCTTCCCGACGAGATCAGTGACGTGATCCCGGAAATCCATCGTCTCGCTCATTCGACGGTGTTGCTCCCCGAGGGGGCCGTTCTCCTCGGAGATGATGAGCTGGCTGATCGTGACGACCAGCGTGACGCCGGTGATGAGCGCCCCGATCATCGCCGAGAACAGCGTCTCGATGACGCCGCGCTCCTCGAGCAGTACCGAAAGCGGGGGCTCGAGCTGCGAG
Above is a window of Natronorubrum tibetense GA33 DNA encoding:
- a CDS encoding DUF1059 domain-containing protein, with protein sequence MPYQFVCSEGSCQFMIRSSSGDEVERLVRAHVRMTHGGRIDSADLERGMERIELA
- a CDS encoding ORC1-type DNA replication protein; the encoded protein is MVDDPDGGMLSWDESVFKNEHVFEIDYVPETFKHREGQTQSLTYALRPAVRGSRPLNVVVRGPPGTGKTTSIQKLFDEVGAQTSDVRTIRVNCQVNATRYSVFSRLFEGTFDYEPPSSGISFKKLFGQIAEKLVEEDKVLVVALDDINYLFYENEASDTLYSLLRAHEEYPGAKIGVVVVSSDPALNVIDELDSRVQSVFRPEDVYFPVYDQPEIVDILSERVTRGFHDGVISRETLEHVADLTADSGDLRVGIDLLRRAGLNAEMRASRTVEMEDVENAYEKSKYINLSRSLSGLTDTERALLEVIAHNDGDQAGDVYEAFRDRTDLGYTRYSEIVNKLDQLGLIDADYAEVDGRGRSRSLSLSYEKDAVLDRLE
- a CDS encoding amidohydrolase family protein — encoded protein: MDLAITNTLAFTLADDRLGILEDATIAVDSGEIAFVGPSSEFDGNADRTIDGSGRVTMPGLVNCHAHTDLTLLRGGAQDVPEIEWMNRSLGPLAEAMTAEDRVAGARLGVLEALRSGVTTVGEYATDVVELVENVYEPMGVRVVAAETINAVDDDATDLGPDEPYPLEEERGRAALERTEELFDRYADHEQVSCLYGPQALDMVPPALLEEIRDRAAKRDRGIHMHVAQGERERRQIEARYGAGETTVSVLEDLGLVSERLLAAHLHGATPGERERLAAAGVRMVANPSSIAAIDGVTPPIVEYREHDGVAGVGTDQAPGPGGHDFLRELRTTALLAKTERGDPTGFPAWAALRVATIEGARALGVDDRVGSLEAGKRADLVVCDLDHPSTAPTVSRPLHTAVPNLVYGANAGIVESVVVDGDLVLEDGEVVTVDEDTILEAANDRAAAVFDRAADAWRDADSALVDRVETGWL
- a CDS encoding SLC13 family permease, whose amino-acid sequence is MIGADVPAGALVVFGLIAVALVLFVSELIPNDVTAIGIIVALAVLEPLTGVGHREAISGFANTATVTIVAMYMLSAGIQRTGVVQRLGLSLAAFTNGDETRALAATIATTGPIAGFINNTPVVAIFIPMISDLAEKTGVSPSKLLLPLSYAAILGGTLTLVGTSTNLLASEFAVDLLGRGPIGMFEFTLLGIVILAVGLGYLMTVGRWLTPARIPVDADLVEEFDLEDHLAHVRVGADSEPVGLRVDELEERTEADVRILQVRRNGDRDAGPEAGERVLQYDGDGAVPRDDTAPLGETARDQQHAHDGSVEVRAETDASVERPHRSDEAFVAIETDRRIREGDVLAVHGTLQAVNRFAGNQGVHQLPRKPVTEETFDESGGEGVLAKAIVPPKSSFVGKRLSETRLREFYRTTVLAIRREGELLRTDLGEVRLRAGDLLLVQTVPGTIEHTTETGDLVVVDEDAVDRLLEEGADDVAPLSPKTPLALGIMAGVVATAALGLVSIAIAAFAGVFLMIVTGCLSTTDAYDAVSWNIVFLLAGVIPLGAALEATGGSQIIATALVSTAAFLPLVAVLLLFSIVTGLLANVITPVATVVLMLPVAVDAAGSLGATPFSFLLVVMFASATSFMTPVGYQTNLMVYGPGGYKFTDFVKVGGPLQLLLAVVTTIGIVLIWGV